A region from the Lolium perenne isolate Kyuss_39 chromosome 4, Kyuss_2.0, whole genome shotgun sequence genome encodes:
- the LOC127347050 gene encoding uncharacterized protein — MEVEMEVEGQDEEAEREMAPKKLRIRGEAQVPDERREPTSHEAKALIIPNEKDNWTYDKGVRQPSSMIGALIRQYWPGFYTPVPGGEKKLAETWADYEAAPCPGFGTASDAVYTKFWTHYKVPDDMVEQGKAVLTRACQRLTRQQWYNQKHTCIGHFKAEQGTRVKKADNIRDDPQLTKEDYLKVSKYSMRFYVAA, encoded by the exons atggaggtggagatggaggtggaggggcaggacgaggaggcggagagGGAGATGGCGCCGAAGAAGTTGCGCATTCGTGGTGAAGCGCAAGTCCCTGATGAGAGGAGGGAGCCTACTAGCCACGAGGCGAAAGCCCTCATCATCCCGAACGAAAAAGA CAATTGGACATATGACAAGGGGGTTCGCCAGCCGTCGAGCATGATTGGAGCTCTTATTAGGCAGTATTGGCCGGGCTTTTACACTCCGGTCCCCGGCGGCGAGAAGAAGCTAGCCGagacttgggcggactatgaggcaGCTCCTTGCCCGGGCTTTGGGACAGCTTCTGACGCCGTGTACACCAAGTTTTGG ACCCATTATAAGGTGCCTGATGATATGGTTGAGCAAGGGAAGGCGGTACTGACTAGGGCTTGTCAGAGGTTGACAAGGCAACAGTGGTACAATCAGAAGCATACCTGCATCGGGCACTTCAAGGCTGAGCAGGGCACGAGGGTCAAGAAAGCTGACAATATCAGGGACGATCCTCAGCTGACGAAGGAAGATTACTTGAAGGTAAGTAAATATTCAATGAGATTCTATGTTGCTGCATAG